In one Balaenoptera ricei isolate mBalRic1 chromosome 20, mBalRic1.hap2, whole genome shotgun sequence genomic region, the following are encoded:
- the PRR15L gene encoding proline-rich protein 15-like protein, whose protein sequence is MTEVGWWKLTFLRKKKSTPKVLYEIPDTYTQTEGGAEPPRPDGGGPNSNFNTRLEKIVDKNTKGKHVKVSNSGRFKEKKKVRATLAENPNLFDDREGKGQ, encoded by the coding sequence ATGACCGAAGTTGGTTGGTGGAAGCTGACCTTCCTCCGGAAAAAGAAATCCACTCCCAAGGTGCTGTATGAGATCCCTGACACCTACACCCAAACCGAGGGCGGCGCAGAGCCCCCAAGGCCTGATGGCGGGGGCCCCAACAGCAACTTTAACACCCGCCTGGAGAAGATTGTGGACAAGAACACGAAGGGCAAGCACGTCAAAGTCTCCAATTCGGGCCGcttcaaggagaagaaaaaagtccGAGCCACGCTAGCAGAGAACCCCAACCTCTTTGATGACAGGGAGGGCAAAGGACAGTGA
- the PNPO gene encoding pyridoxine-5'-phosphate oxidase isoform X1 — translation MTFGLRGVIVTFGRPAEWPRCLRHLCSRGAVMDLGPMRKGYRGDREAFEETQLTSLNPMKQFAAWFEEAVQCPDIGEANAMCLATCTRDGKPSARMVLLKGFGKDGFRFFTNFESRKGQELDSNPFAALVFYWEPLNRQVRVEGPVKKLPEEEAECYFHSRPKSSQIGAVVSHQSSVIPDREYLRKKNEELEQLYQEQEVPKPKYWGGYILYPQVMEFWQGQTNRLHDRIAFRRGLPTGDSPLGPMTHRGEEDWLYERLAP, via the exons ATGACGTTCGGGCTGCGGGGCGTCATCGTGACGTTCGGGCGACCCGCCGAGTGGCCCCGCTGCCTCCGCCACCTGTGCAGTCGCGGTGCTGTCATGGACCTGGGACCGATGCGCAAGGGTTACCGCGGGGACCGAGAG GCGTTTGAGGAGACTCAGCTGACCTCCCTGAACCCCATGAAGCAGTTTGCTGCCTGGTTTGAGGAGGCTGTCCAGTGTCCTGACATAGGGGAAGCCAATGCCATGTGTCTTGCCACCTGTACCAG AGATGGGAAACCGTCCGCCCGCATGGTGCTGCTGAAGGGCTTTGGCAAGGACGGCTTCCGCTTCTTCACTAACTTCGAGAGTCGAAAGGGACAAGAGCTG GACTCTAATCCCTTTGCTGCCCTTGTCTTCTACTGGGAGCCCCTAAACCGTCAG GTGCGAGTGGAGGGTCCCGTGAAGAAGCTGCCCGAGGAGGAGGCCGAGTGCTACTTCCACTCCCGCCCCAAGAGCAGCCAGATTGGGGCTGTGGTCAGTCACCAGAGTTCCGTGATCCCCGATCGGGAG tatctgagaaagaaaaatgaggaactGGAGCAACTCTACCAGGAACAAGAGGTGCCGAAGCCAAAATACTG GGGTGGCTACATCCTGTACCCCCAAGTAATGGAGTTCTGGCAAGGCCAAACCAACCGCCTGCATGACCGGATCGCCTTTCGACGGGGCCTACCGACAGGAGACTCCCCCTTGGGGCCCATGACCCACCGAGGGGAGGAAGACTGGCTCTATGAGAGACTTGCACCCTGA
- the PNPO gene encoding pyridoxine-5'-phosphate oxidase isoform X2 codes for MTFGLRGVIVTFGRPAEWPRCLRHLCSRGAVMDLGPMRKGYRGDREAFEETQLTSLNPMKQFAAWFEEAVQCPDIGEANAMCLATCTRDGKPSARMVLLKGFGKDGFRFFTNFESRKGQELDSNPFAALVFYWEPLNRQVRVEGPVKKLPEEEAECYFHSRPKSSQIGAVYLRKKNEELEQLYQEQEVPKPKYWGGYILYPQVMEFWQGQTNRLHDRIAFRRGLPTGDSPLGPMTHRGEEDWLYERLAP; via the exons ATGACGTTCGGGCTGCGGGGCGTCATCGTGACGTTCGGGCGACCCGCCGAGTGGCCCCGCTGCCTCCGCCACCTGTGCAGTCGCGGTGCTGTCATGGACCTGGGACCGATGCGCAAGGGTTACCGCGGGGACCGAGAG GCGTTTGAGGAGACTCAGCTGACCTCCCTGAACCCCATGAAGCAGTTTGCTGCCTGGTTTGAGGAGGCTGTCCAGTGTCCTGACATAGGGGAAGCCAATGCCATGTGTCTTGCCACCTGTACCAG AGATGGGAAACCGTCCGCCCGCATGGTGCTGCTGAAGGGCTTTGGCAAGGACGGCTTCCGCTTCTTCACTAACTTCGAGAGTCGAAAGGGACAAGAGCTG GACTCTAATCCCTTTGCTGCCCTTGTCTTCTACTGGGAGCCCCTAAACCGTCAG GTGCGAGTGGAGGGTCCCGTGAAGAAGCTGCCCGAGGAGGAGGCCGAGTGCTACTTCCACTCCCGCCCCAAGAGCAGCCAGATTGGGGCTGTG tatctgagaaagaaaaatgaggaactGGAGCAACTCTACCAGGAACAAGAGGTGCCGAAGCCAAAATACTG GGGTGGCTACATCCTGTACCCCCAAGTAATGGAGTTCTGGCAAGGCCAAACCAACCGCCTGCATGACCGGATCGCCTTTCGACGGGGCCTACCGACAGGAGACTCCCCCTTGGGGCCCATGACCCACCGAGGGGAGGAAGACTGGCTCTATGAGAGACTTGCACCCTGA